A window of Yoonia sp. SS1-5 genomic DNA:
CGTCAGCCTTCACGTCGCCTTCTTCCGCAACCAATGGGACGATCTGTTTTTCGTTGCCCCAGGCCAGAAACACACGCCCCGTCGCCGATGTCAGGATCGGCAGAACGAGCCCCGCGCGCGCCTCAACCGTCAGCGGCTTGAACCCTTCGAAATAACGGATGATCGTCGGACCACGATTGCCCCAAACGGCGACAAACACCGCCTCGCCAATCTCGTCGCGCAGCGTTTCGGCAACCTCGCACGTGCGGTCCACCGTGTCCAACCGGCTGAGCGCTGAAAGCCCCAGACCCAGCGACGTCGTCCCAAGATCATAGGCCCCGCGCCCGGTCTGCCGGAGCGCGCCGCACCGTACCAATGAGACAAGGTAGTGGTGAACCTTAGAGGGCGAACTATCCAACGCCTGGGCAATCTCGGCCACACCGACCGGACCGGCAGAGGCTTCTACGATACGCAATATGTCGAACGCCCGTTCGACCGACTGGACGCCTTTGCGCTCGCCGGGCTGAAGCTCGGCGGAAAGCGGCGGTTTGGGCGTTTGCAACCGCACGAGCGGTTTGAGGGTTTGGTTTTGGCTCATGATGACAGCTTATACGCGTCTTTGGAGTATGGGCAGCGAGAATATGGGGTAGGGGTCAGGATTGTCCCCAATGAACTGAGCATCTGCGACTCGTGCGGGGCGTAGAATTACATGGTCAGGTTCCAAGCAGCCTGCCATCGTGACTGAACACGCTGGCGCATGACCATCTTCGCCGGTGCCTCAGACATCGGAACTATGGGATCACCAGGTTTGGCAGCGTCATTGAGATCGCGGGCACAAAAGTGATCAGCATCAGCGCTACGAAGATTGCCAGGTAGAATGGCCAAATCGTTCGCACCGCCTTTTCCATCGGCAGCTTGCCAACGGCACACCCAACGAACAGGCATGTTCCGACCGGTGGCGTACATAGTCCCAGTCCAAGGTTCACAAGCAAGATCATGCCAAACTGGACAGGATCAATCCCGAGGCTTTGCATCACGGGCAAAAAGATCGGCGTGCAAATCAAGATCAACGCAGCCATGTCCATGATCATGCCAAGCAGCAGCAAGACGGCGTTGATCATCAACAGGATCAGTATCGGGTTTTCGCTGATCGCCAGCAAAAATTTCACCGTATTGTCCGGCACCCTGTAAAACGTCAGCATATACGCGAAAGCACCGGCGCAAGCGATCAGGATCGTGACCATCGAGGTTGTGCGCACAGATGAAATAACGGCTGTCTTGAACTTTTCCCAGGTCAGGCTGCGGTACACAAACACCGTCACGACAAAGGCATACATGGCGCCAAACGCCCCGGACTCGGTCACCGTAAAGATGCCGGACAAGACACCGCCCACGATAATCACGGCCGTCAAAAGGCCCGGAATGGCCCCGGCAAAGCTGAACAGCAACGCCGACCAACCGGGGAATCTTTCAGCTTGATAGCCGCGTTTGACAGCAACCAGATAGGCGGCGACAGCAAGGCAGATGCACATCAGAACGCCCGGAACAACACCTGCAAGGAACAGTTTCGAAATCGACACAGCACCACCGGTGGCCAGCGCGAAGATGATCATATTGTGGCTCGGCGGGATGATGATGCCGGCAATCGAGGACGTCACCGTCACGTTGACCGCATAGTCTGCGTCATAGCCCTTGTCCTTCATCACAGGCACAAGGATCGACCCCAACGCAGAGATGTCCGCAATCGCCGAGCCGGAAATGCCGCCAAAGAGCATCGACGAAAACACGTTCACAATCCCAAGCCCGCCACGGACCGCACCAACGGCGGCTTGCGCGAATTTTACAAGACGCTGCGCGATGCCGCCGTGGAACATCAACTCGCCCGCGAAGATAAAGAAGGGGATCGCCATGAAAGCATAAACGTTGATGCCCGCAACGATCCGCTGAAACCCGACGAACAGGGGCAGGCCTTCATGCCAGAATGCGACAAGCGCTGCGATGCCCAGAGCAAACGCCACCGGAACGCCAATCATGACGCAGAGGGTGAAAGCCCCCATCAGAACCATGAATCCCATGTCTTAACCCTGATCGATGTTGTCTTTGCGCGCGTCATGCCCAAGGAAGACGCGCAAGAGGTGGCCTGCGGAAAACAGAAAGAGCAAAAGCCCACAAATGGTCATCGGCAAAGATCGCAGCCCTTCAGACCACTGGATCAAAGGGATGAGGGTCTTCCATTTGAACTGTGTCAGTTCCCATCCGTACCAGAACATCATGCCGCCAAAGATCATCATCAGCGTATCACTCACCATGACAAAGACGGTGCGCACTGGCCCCGGCACGATGTTGCGAAAGACGACGACCGACAGGTGGGTGTGCTGGTGCACGCCCGCTGCGGCCCCAAAGAATGCGATGACCATGACAAGTAGCAGCGAGACCTGCTCGACCCAGGTTGGTGTGTCGTTCAACACATAGCGGCCGAAGACCAACCAGGCGAAGATCGCCGTCATCACAACAAGCGCCGTGCCAGACAATAAAAAGCAAAGCTTCGTCAGCAAGTCGTAGCTTTTGTCGAGCGACGTCAGAAACCGTGGTGGCTCGTCTTTGGTTCGCATGCTGGGTCCCCGCCAAAAAAACGCCCGGCACCGAAAGTGGCGCCGGGCACTGTCTTAAACTAACGCGTGCAGATCACTCGGTTGATTGCGCGATTTCGACCAGCGCTGCCATGTCAGGATTGACCGCGAGGTACTCTTCATAGACCGCACCCATGGCGTCCTGGAAGGGCCCCTTGTCAGCGATTTCGGTCACGACGATGCCCGCGGCCTCAACGTCTGCACGGGCCTGCTCGGTTCCGACCGCCCATAGCTCGCGCTGATAGAGTGCTGCTTCTTCGGCGGCGGCGCGTACGGCTGCTTGCATGTCTTCGGACAGGGCCTCGAACTTAGCGGTATTCACGCAGATACACTCTGGAATGATCAGGTGCTCGGACAGTGAATAATGCGTCGTCACCTCGTAGTGACCGACGTTTTTGAAGGATGGGAAGTTATTCTCGGCACCGTCCACGACACCGGTTTTCAACGCCTGCTGCACCTCGGCAAAGGCCATCGGGGACGGGTTGCCGCCCATCGCAGAGATCATCGAGGTGTAGAGATCGTTGTTCATCACGCGGATTTTCAGCCCTTCGACGTCAGCAGGCGTTTCAATCGCTTTCTGCGCATAGAAAGACCGCGCACCGGCATCAATCCAGGCAATTGGCATGATGCCTGCTTCTGCCATGGCTGCGCCCATGACGTCACCTGCTTCGCCCTCAAGCACACGGAACATGTGCGGCACGCTTTTGAAGATGAACGGCAACGACACAAGGTTCGCCTCTTTCACGATCGGGCCAATCGGGCCGAGGTTGAAGTTGCCAACATCAATCGCCCCAATGCGGACTTGTTCAATCGCATCAGGCTGCGAGCCCAAAACACCACCGTGGAAAACATCAACGGTCACCTCACCACCCGTCTTGTCCGCAACCAGCTCGGCAAACCGATCCATTGCTGCGGTATTGGGATGGCCTTCGTTGTGGATGTTCCAGGCGCGCCAGGTTTCTGCGGTGGCTGCCGTGGCGAGCACGGCAATCGTGCTGGCGGCGACAATGGTTGTTGTCAGTTTCTTGAGCATCATGTCCTCCCTTTGAGCTCACGCGCCGCGCTTGAACCGGCGCTATATTATGATCTAATTGTGGTGACTAGTATCCCAGAATGTCAACTGCAAATTCCGCGGACTCGGCGCGGCCTTCAGGGCGGCGTCAATTGGCGTGCATTTTCCATGGTTTAGCGGTAATCCGTTTTCGACAATTGATCAGACGAGTGAACGATGCCGCTGGAGATTAGAAACAGGACCGCGCCCCGGACGACCACAGATATGGTGTTTGAAACGCTTCATGCACAGATTCTTTCGCTGGAACTTTTGCCGGGCGCCCGGATTTCCGAGGCAGAGGTGGCGGCCAAGCTAGGTGTCTCCCGGCAGCCGGTCCGGGATGCCTTTAACCGGCTCAGCAACTTGCAGCTTTTGAAAGTCCGGCCACAGCGCGCCACCGTCGTCAGCGGATTTTCCATTACAGAGATCGAGAATACCCGCTTTGTGAGGCTCGCGGTCGAGCTGGAAATCGCGCGGCTGGCCTGCCAGAACTGGGTGCCGGCAAACGCCCAGCTGCTTAAAGAGAATATCGCGCAGCAAAGGGCCGCGATCAAGGCGGGCCAAACGCAAACCTTTCACCAATTGGACTATGACTTTCACAAACTCATCTGCGAATTAGGCGGGCACCCCCTTGCGTTTCAAACCATCGTCGAGTGCAAGCAAAGGGTGGACCGCCTTTGCATGCTCAGCCTCGCCAGCAGGGATGAAGTTGCCGCCGTACTCGTCGACCACGAAAGCATCGCGGACGCGCTTTCGAGTGGGTCCATCGAGAAGGTCGAAACCGTATTTCGCCGACATCTCGGGCGTCTCGATAGCGTGATCAGCGATATTTACGCAACTCACGCTGAATTTTTCGACAACTAGGGTCCTGACCCCAGGGTCCGCCTAATAGTTCCAGATCGTCCCGTCCTCTAGCCGCACGACGGGGTGACTGCTGGGCTGATAACGATAGCGCTTGGCCTCGGCCTCGTCGAAATCAACACCCAGACCGGGTGCATCGCTGACATAGAACTGCCCCTCTGTCATCCGATGCCCAGAGGGAAACAGCGCGTCACAGGCGGGGGTGCCCAGCACCAGGTATTCCTGAATACCAAAATTGGGCGCCCAGGCGTTCAGATGGGCTTGCGCCGCCATCGAGATGGGCGAGTGGCTGGGTGCCCCGTGGAAGCCTGTGCGCACATTGTGCAGCCCCGCAAGATCGACGATGCGACGGACATGGGTTATCCCGCCGGCATAGGCGACGGCGACGCGGATGAAATCAATCAGTTCTTGCTCGATCAGCCTGTTGCAGTCCCAAATCGAATTGAACACTTCGCCGATCGCAATCGGGGTCGTGCTATGCTGGCGGACAAGGCGCAGGGCATCCTGATCCTCTGCGGGGGTTGGATCCTCCAGCCAATAAAGCCCGACCGGTTCGACCTCTTTGGCAAAGGCCGCGGCCTCACGCGGGGTCAGGCGGTGGTGGACATCATGCAGCAGCGTAAGGTCGGGGCCAAAGCGGTCGCGGACTGTGGCGAGGGCCTGAGGCATAAACCGCATGTAACGATCAGTGTCCCAGATCTCGATCTTGGGGCG
This region includes:
- a CDS encoding IclR family transcriptional regulator, with protein sequence MSQNQTLKPLVRLQTPKPPLSAELQPGERKGVQSVERAFDILRIVEASAGPVGVAEIAQALDSSPSKVHHYLVSLVRCGALRQTGRGAYDLGTTSLGLGLSALSRLDTVDRTCEVAETLRDEIGEAVFVAVWGNRGPTIIRYFEGFKPLTVEARAGLVLPILTSATGRVFLAWGNEKQIVPLVAEEGDVKADAIKNAVLKADIGFVDGDLLPRIASLSAPVFAYNSDLSLAVTVLGWSGEYDHAPHGAVAQTLRAACQTLSKEFGR
- a CDS encoding TRAP transporter large permease, which encodes MGFMVLMGAFTLCVMIGVPVAFALGIAALVAFWHEGLPLFVGFQRIVAGINVYAFMAIPFFIFAGELMFHGGIAQRLVKFAQAAVGAVRGGLGIVNVFSSMLFGGISGSAIADISALGSILVPVMKDKGYDADYAVNVTVTSSIAGIIIPPSHNMIIFALATGGAVSISKLFLAGVVPGVLMCICLAVAAYLVAVKRGYQAERFPGWSALLFSFAGAIPGLLTAVIIVGGVLSGIFTVTESGAFGAMYAFVVTVFVYRSLTWEKFKTAVISSVRTTSMVTILIACAGAFAYMLTFYRVPDNTVKFLLAISENPILILLMINAVLLLLGMIMDMAALILICTPIFLPVMQSLGIDPVQFGMILLVNLGLGLCTPPVGTCLFVGCAVGKLPMEKAVRTIWPFYLAIFVALMLITFVPAISMTLPNLVIP
- a CDS encoding TRAP transporter small permease; translated protein: MRTKDEPPRFLTSLDKSYDLLTKLCFLLSGTALVVMTAIFAWLVFGRYVLNDTPTWVEQVSLLLVMVIAFFGAAAGVHQHTHLSVVVFRNIVPGPVRTVFVMVSDTLMMIFGGMMFWYGWELTQFKWKTLIPLIQWSEGLRSLPMTICGLLLFLFSAGHLLRVFLGHDARKDNIDQG
- a CDS encoding TRAP transporter substrate-binding protein produces the protein MMLKKLTTTIVAASTIAVLATAATAETWRAWNIHNEGHPNTAAMDRFAELVADKTGGEVTVDVFHGGVLGSQPDAIEQVRIGAIDVGNFNLGPIGPIVKEANLVSLPFIFKSVPHMFRVLEGEAGDVMGAAMAEAGIMPIAWIDAGARSFYAQKAIETPADVEGLKIRVMNNDLYTSMISAMGGNPSPMAFAEVQQALKTGVVDGAENNFPSFKNVGHYEVTTHYSLSEHLIIPECICVNTAKFEALSEDMQAAVRAAAEEAALYQRELWAVGTEQARADVEAAGIVVTEIADKGPFQDAMGAVYEEYLAVNPDMAALVEIAQSTE
- a CDS encoding GntR family transcriptional regulator, translating into MVFETLHAQILSLELLPGARISEAEVAAKLGVSRQPVRDAFNRLSNLQLLKVRPQRATVVSGFSITEIENTRFVRLAVELEIARLACQNWVPANAQLLKENIAQQRAAIKAGQTQTFHQLDYDFHKLICELGGHPLAFQTIVECKQRVDRLCMLSLASRDEVAAVLVDHESIADALSSGSIEKVETVFRRHLGRLDSVISDIYATHAEFFDN
- the manD gene encoding D-mannonate dehydratase ManD: MKITDAKVFVGGPGKNYVTLKIMTDQGVYGLGDATLNNRETLPAAYLQDYLIPNLIGMDPRRSEDIWQFFYRGAYFRRGPIAMAAFGAIDMALWDIKGKLAGMPVYDLLGGKSRDSALVYAHATGADLEDLCDSVAKVLERGYKAVRVQCGIPDMPTASYAVPEASGTDGDFITDFSGIRPKIEIWDTDRYMRFMPQALATVRDRFGPDLTLLHDVHHRLTPREAAAFAKEVEPVGLYWLEDPTPAEDQDALRLVRQHSTTPIAIGEVFNSIWDCNRLIEQELIDFIRVAVAYAGGITHVRRIVDLAGLHNVRTGFHGAPSHSPISMAAQAHLNAWAPNFGIQEYLVLGTPACDALFPSGHRMTEGQFYVSDAPGLGVDFDEAEAKRYRYQPSSHPVVRLEDGTIWNY